Within Candidatus Abyssobacteria bacterium SURF_5, the genomic segment CTCGCCGGGCGGCTCGACCACCTTGCGGCTCCATTGGGCGAACGGGTACGGGAAATGATCCGGAAAAGTCACATACAAATCATCCTTTTCGAGAAAGTTAGCAGCAGGAAGAACGAAATCGGCGTCTTGCGCTGTCTCATTCATGTACATGTCGATGCTCACCAGCAGGTCGAGCTGTTCCCGGGCCTCGGCAAATCTCCGAGAGTTCGGGAATACCAGAGACGGATCGCCTGCATCGACAATGAGAGCGCGAATTCTCTTCGGCGTATCCGACAGAATCTCCTGCGCCAAGATGGATGCGGGATATGAGCCGGTCAGGTAAGGATAGCCTCCAACCATCGAATGCCGCTTTTTCTTTCCGACCGCCATGCGCGAAAGCAAGTCCAGGTCCAGGATTCCAGGATTGAACAAGAGTCCGCCCGGCCGATCGATATTGCCGGTAACCGCGTTCAGCGCCTCAACCAGCCAATAGGTGAGCGTGCAGTTGCGCGACGTATTGACGCCAAGCTTGCAGATTGCGCAGGCGGATTCAGCACCGGCAAATTCCTCCGCTATTTGCGTTATCGTTTCGGCGGGAACTCCGCACACCCGTTCCGCTTCACTCGGCGAAAGAGGTCCCCAAGACTCGAAAAATCGCCAGCCGGAACAATGCTCCTTCAGGAATTCCCCATCGTATAATTCCTTTTGAAGAAGATGCGCATATATTCCCTGCAGGAGGAAGAGATCGCTCCCCGGCACTATCTGAGCGTGAATATCCGCCATCTCCGCCGTTTCCGTCCGGCGCGGATCGACGACAAACAACTTGCCGCCACGTTTCTTCAGCTCGTTCAATGAACGGACGATGCCGGGATGATCAAGCGAAACGAGCGGATTACTCCCGAAGAGCAGCAGGCACCGAGTTCGTTCAAGGTCCGGTTGTGTGACGCGGAACTGGCTTCCGTACATTTTCTCCATCACGAGATATCGATTCGTAAATTCCAGCGTGAGCACGTTGTACATCCGGTCGGAACCGAGCGAGCGAAGAAAACTGTCCGCCATGACATAATTCATCGACGAGGTCGGCGTCCCGGCGCCGTAATATGTTGCCACCGCCTGCGGGCCGTGCGCCCGAATGATACCGTTCAGTCTTTCCGAGATTTTCCCGATAGCTTCTTTCCAACCGATGCGCCGCCAGCCGGACCCTGTCTTTTCGTACGGGTAAAGAACACGCAGCGGATCAGATATCATTTCGTGAGCGACGGCGCCCTTCGTACAAAGGAACCCTCTCGTCAACGGCTGCTCTTTATCGCCGCGCAAGGCGACCAGCTTACCGGATTCAATCTCTGCTTCCATTCCGCATGCGGCCAGGCAGATCCCGCAGTGTGTGTACTTTTTCATGATCTGTTTCTCCGGTGAGGTCTCGCAGGACGGGGAATATCAAGCTCATCGGGCAGTCTGAGCAAATAGGCGTAGGCGTCGCCTGTCTCCAATCCGTGAATCAAATGAAAATGTTCATGGATCAGATCCTGCACATACAGTCCCAGCCAATCCCGGGGAAGCAGTTCCCTCGGAAGAGAAGGGTCGTGAGAAACGAGCTCCGCTGCTTCACTGAAGACGGTAAAAAGCTCCAGAAATGCCTCGCGCGCGCCCGGTGGCCGGCCTGACTCCACCGCCTTGCGAACCTTCTTGATCCGTACCTCCATCTTTTGCCCCATCACTTTACACTTGCGGTTAAGCGCGTCGAGCGGCCAAATTTCGCCCACGCGCTCCGCCACGGGAAAACCTCCCATGCGAATATCTCGGGTGAGCGAAACTATGATGTCGTGGACAACTCCCAGCCGACTTGCCAGCAGAGACACACTTTCAGACTTGTCTCGAGGCGCGATCCATACTCCTGCGGATGCTTGCCCGAATCCCAATTCCTTAAGACCCTCGCGCAGCCTGTCCCGTCTCTCACGCATCTTCTCGGGAATATTGAAGCTGATCAGAGTCCACGTGCCATCCCAATGATCACGGTTCTCAACGATGGAGTGCAAATGTTTGAACCTGTCGATCACTTCCGCGGCCAGTCTTTTGCCACGGGGAGAAAGCGCATACTCGGCTGTATTTCTCCCCGATGCAATCCGCGTGAGCAAACCGAGGCGGGCGAGCCTGCTGACACAACCGCGAACCGACGAAGGGCTCTTTCCAAAGAGCTCACCCAGTTCAACGGCCTCGCCAAGCCGCATGGTCTCGCCCTGGCTGAATGCGAAGAGAATGAATCTTTGTATATCCATCAGTTGCGTTAGTTTTATTAACGGTCGTTTCATATTAATAACATATCAGCTTCTTTGTGTCAAGCTTTTCCGACGCGACATGTGAAAAACTCCAGGCTCGGCCACCGCGCCCCGGCGGGCGCCGATGCTAACGTTTGCTTGCGCGTTCGGCGCAAGTATCCGTCTTCTTGACAACATCCCTTGCTGCTGTTACAATTTTTTTTGGCTGTTGGCTAACAATTCGAATCCCCTTCTTGCCAAGCCGTTTCTCCAGAAACCCCCGGTAGTTCAGCCAAAGGAAAAGCATGCACAGTACAGGAAGGGTGCGCATAGGCATCATCGGTTCGGGACGAATCGGCCGCATTCACGCCGAAAACCTTTGCAGATATCTGCCTGAGGCAGATGTCGTCGCCGTTACCGACGCTATCCCGCGCGTCGCCGAGATCTGCGCAAAGGAATGCGGAATTCTTCATGTGTTCCCCGATTACCGCTTGCTTCTCGAACGTGAGGATATCGAGGCCGTTGTCATCTGCTCCAGCACCGAATCGCACGGTCTTCTTATCGAGAAAGCGGCCGCGGCCGGCAAACACATTTTCTGCGAAAAACCGATTGCGCTCGATCTGAAAGCCATCGACACCGCGCTTGCTGCCGTCGCGCAGGCGGGAGTAAAACTGCAGATCGGCTTTCAAAGAAGATTCGACCCGAGCTTCCGCAAAGTGCATGACCTTGTTCAGTCCGGGCAAATTGGCGCTCCCTACATTCTCCGCATCACGAGCAGAGACCCCGAGCCGCCTCCTCTTGAGTACATCAGGAATTCGGGCGGAATATTCCTCGATATGACCATCCATGATTTTGATATGGCTCGATTTCTTCTGAATGACGAAGTTGAGGAGGTCTTCGCCTGCGGAACCGTCCTCGTAGATGAAACCATTGGCCGCGCGGGAGACTTTGATACGGCGGTGGTCAACCTGAAATTCCGCCATGGCGCTCTCGCAGTCATTGATAATTGTCGAAAATCAGCATATGGATACGACCAGCGGATTGAAGTACATGGTTCGCGCGGCATGGTGAGTGCAGGTAACCAAGTACCCGACACGACGATCACGAGCGATACCGCCGGGATCCATCAACCATTGCCGCTCCATTTTTTTCTGGAGCGTTATCAGGAAGCATACCGAGAGGAAATGAAATCGTTTCTCAGCTCGATCCTCCTGGATCAAGAGCCGGAGGTCACCGGCGCGGACGGCCGAGCCCCGGTGGTTATGGCCCATGCCGCCTTGCTCTCGGTGAAAGAGAAACGTCCGGTGAAACTCTCTGAAGTCGAACCATAGTTCCAGCCTTCCTGAGGACGAGAGCGCCCTCAGGCAAAATGGGTAAAGCGTTCACAAACCCTTCCAGTTAAGAAAGGAGAAAATATATGAAAGCGGTCGTTGCATCGGCCGAAAAGCAGCCACGCCGGGATTACGTCCTAAGCGAGTTCGAGAAGAGCACCGGAAAGGCGATTCAAGGATTCAAAGTCTGGAAAAATCCGTCCCTCGAGGTGAAGGAGGTTTCCGATCCTCGACCCGGCCCGACCGACGTCATCGTCGAAGTCAAGGCTGCAGGCATTTGCGGGTCCGATGTTCATTTTTACGAAACGACGTCCGACGGATACATCCTCTATCCAGGCCTGACAAAATTCCCCGTCATCATCGGGCATGAGTTCGCCGGCGAGATTGTCGAGGTTGGCGCCGGCGTGCGCGATTTTCGAGTCGGAGATCGGGTGACGGCGGAGGAAATGGTGTGGTGTGGCTATTGCCGCGCCTGCCGCGACGGCTACCCGAATCATTGCCACAATCTCGAGGAGATAGGGTTTACCATTGACGGCGCAGATGCGAAATACGTGGCCGTCCCCTTCAGACTATGCTGGAAGGTAGAGAGCCTGTTCGAACATTACCCGAGCAGCGAGACCGCTTGGGAAGTCGCGGCTACAACCGAACCCACTTGCGTCGCCTATAATGGGATTTTCGAAAGAGCAGGCGGCTTTCGACCGGGCGCTCACGTCGTAATTTACGGCGGGGGACCGATCGGCCTGGCGGCGGTTGCGTTGTGCCGCACGGCCGGCGCCGCCTCGATAACCTGCTTTGAGCTCTCGGCTAAACGGAGGACGCTCGCCGCCCAGATGGGCGCCGACCATGTCTTCGACCCCCGCTCAGTCGTCCCACATCAGGTCGTGCTCGATGTCACAAATGGCGAAGGGGCCGACCTGCAGGTCGAAGCGGCCGGCTCTCCAACCAAGACCATTCCCCAGATGGAACGCGCGCTTGCCATAAATGGCAAGGTATGCGTCATCGGGCGCGCCGCCGAACCTGTTCCGACTTTCTTTGAGACATATCAAGTCAGAAGAAGCCAAATCTATGGCTCGCAGGGCCATTCGGGCCACGGCACGTTCCCCTCGGTTATCAGGTTGATGGGAGCGGGACGAGTCGACACCAGTCCGATGATCACTGCCCGATTCCCGCTCACGAAAGCCGTCGACGCCATCAAGTTCCTGAGCGAAAACCGCGACGAAGGAAAAATCATGCTTCGTCCATGAGAAAGCGGAGGATAAAGAAAGACTTATGAATCAGGAAAATCTTTGGCTGACCACAGAGAATCCTTCGATTATCTTTGAAAATACCGACGTTGGACGATTGAAGAAACGCCTGTGGGATGCATCCGAAGAAGAAATCGACAAAATTCTCGGAGAGTATGACGTGCCTTCACAGCCCGAACTCGGCAAGGCCGACAGCTATATCCAGACCACCGTTCGCCAGCGACTGATTGAAAACAGGCGAAAGAACGACATCGTACTCGTTCCACTCGGCTGCACCGAGAATCATGGCCGTCATACCGTCTCGGGTCTCGATACATTTATGGTGACACAGATCGCTGAAGCCGTCCGCCGTTTTACCGCAAAGAAGGACAAACCTGTCGCTCTGGCTCTGCCGCCTCTGAATTACGGAGCACACCCATATCATCACGTCGGGATGCCCGGCACCGTTATCCTGCCGCAGGAGTTAGTGAAGGAACTGCTGGTGAACGTCATGCTCGGTTTATGGAATGACGGTTTCCGCAAACAGATATATCTCAATAACCATGGACAACTCTGGGTTCTGGAAAGCGCCGTTCACGAGTTCATGTATCGCTACCAGCTTCCGGCGATCATCCGCGTGCTCGACTGGCACCGAGCCGTGCGCGAGTTCTTTTCTCCGTCCGGCAGGCCGGACAGCCTTGACACCAACTTCGTTCACGCTGATGAGGCCGAGACTTCAGTCGCCCTCCTTCTGTTTCCGCAAGGAATGGTGGACATGAATCTCGCTGACGAAACGCAGGTTCAGGGCTTTTTGCCGGGCGGCCATTTCGATTCTTCCGTCGACCCATTTCGACGGCCGCATCGATGGTCGGAAGGCGAAGGACATTCGCCGATAGAGATTGCGTCAACTCCTGAGGGGGTGGTCGGCAATCCCCGCCTGGCGTCGGCCCGAAAGGCAAAACGGCCGGTTGCCGCAATTCTGAGTTATTTGACCCTGGTTATCGAGCAGATACTTGAGGCTTTTCCGCCGGGAACCGTTCCGCCGGCCGGAAAGCTGACATTGCGCAATCCGGCCGAGCTGGAACCATATCTGAAGGAGCCTCAGACCAGCGGCTGGAAGTCCGCCTATGGGCTTGCAAAAATGGGGTGGTAGCGCCCAAACAGGCGAGAATCCTGCTACTTTATTCCCTTGTCTGAGAGAATCTTTTTGATGCTGCGACGCCCAAGCTTGCGCAACGCGACTAGTCCCGCCTTGTTTTCACCACGGGGTCGCGCGCGACCCTGTTCCCAAAAAGCAACGGCTCCGGGACTCACATTGAGCAAGAGTGCGAGTTTCTCCTGGCTGACGCCAAGCTTTTTCCGAATATTCTTTATGGCTCTGGCGGAAACTCTCGCAGATTTTACCTCTGCTTCACCTGCCTGCAATAAATGCCCGGGCCGCTCCGCTGTCTCGTGCTGAAGTTCGGTACGAGGCCCATTGACCAGCCGCTCCAGTTTGCTGACAGTCTTTTTCAGTTCCCTGACATCCTTTGTGAGAGGGAGAACAGAATTCCGGAACTGTTTCCTCGTGAGACGGAGAACCTCAGCTTTAAAAGCGTCTTCCATCTTTCCCATTTCTTTTTCCTCTCCTCGGGCTGAACGAGCGTACTCTTGCGATACTTTCCGAGGGACTCCTCTACTCCTACCGCTGAGCCGCGGGAAAAGACGATAGTAAAGAAGGACAAAGCCTCCTTTACTATCCGCAGGAAGATATGTGCTATTTCTTTTTGGCCATGACCGCATCTTTTGCGGCTTTGGCCACCCGGAACTTCAGAACGCGCTTGGCGGGAATCTTTATTGCTTCCCCGGTGGCGGGATTACGGCCCGTACGGGCTTTCCGGTTTACAACTACCAGCTTTCCAATGCCGGGAATCGTGAATCCGTTCTTCGCCTCTTTATAGGCGGTTGCAGCTAATTGATCGAGTAGTTCATTGACCTGCTTTTTCGGAATCGCCGATTTCTCCGAAAGTTGCGCTACCAGTTGTGATTTCGTCATCGCTTTCGCCATTCCTGTTTCCTCCGAGTTGAATTCCACACGTCAACGAAAACTACTACTCCACTGATTTGAAGAAATTATAGAGAATTAATAGCTGATTGTCAACTGAACCAGCTTGCTGATGTGCAGATGCTCTCCGATGGAGCGTCTCCAGCCTTCTCGCGTCATCAAAAAAATGAAGGGATACTCACA encodes:
- the iolG gene encoding inositol 2-dehydrogenase gives rise to the protein MHSTGRVRIGIIGSGRIGRIHAENLCRYLPEADVVAVTDAIPRVAEICAKECGILHVFPDYRLLLEREDIEAVVICSSTESHGLLIEKAAAAGKHIFCEKPIALDLKAIDTALAAVAQAGVKLQIGFQRRFDPSFRKVHDLVQSGQIGAPYILRITSRDPEPPPLEYIRNSGGIFLDMTIHDFDMARFLLNDEVEEVFACGTVLVDETIGRAGDFDTAVVNLKFRHGALAVIDNCRKSAYGYDQRIEVHGSRGMVSAGNQVPDTTITSDTAGIHQPLPLHFFLERYQEAYREEMKSFLSSILLDQEPEVTGADGRAPVVMAHAALLSVKEKRPVKLSEVEP
- a CDS encoding alcohol dehydrogenase, whose translation is MKAVVASAEKQPRRDYVLSEFEKSTGKAIQGFKVWKNPSLEVKEVSDPRPGPTDVIVEVKAAGICGSDVHFYETTSDGYILYPGLTKFPVIIGHEFAGEIVEVGAGVRDFRVGDRVTAEEMVWCGYCRACRDGYPNHCHNLEEIGFTIDGADAKYVAVPFRLCWKVESLFEHYPSSETAWEVAATTEPTCVAYNGIFERAGGFRPGAHVVIYGGGPIGLAAVALCRTAGAASITCFELSAKRRTLAAQMGADHVFDPRSVVPHQVVLDVTNGEGADLQVEAAGSPTKTIPQMERALAINGKVCVIGRAAEPVPTFFETYQVRRSQIYGSQGHSGHGTFPSVIRLMGAGRVDTSPMITARFPLTKAVDAIKFLSENRDEGKIMLRP
- a CDS encoding creatininase family protein translates to MNQENLWLTTENPSIIFENTDVGRLKKRLWDASEEEIDKILGEYDVPSQPELGKADSYIQTTVRQRLIENRRKNDIVLVPLGCTENHGRHTVSGLDTFMVTQIAEAVRRFTAKKDKPVALALPPLNYGAHPYHHVGMPGTVILPQELVKELLVNVMLGLWNDGFRKQIYLNNHGQLWVLESAVHEFMYRYQLPAIIRVLDWHRAVREFFSPSGRPDSLDTNFVHADEAETSVALLLFPQGMVDMNLADETQVQGFLPGGHFDSSVDPFRRPHRWSEGEGHSPIEIASTPEGVVGNPRLASARKAKRPVAAILSYLTLVIEQILEAFPPGTVPPAGKLTLRNPAELEPYLKEPQTSGWKSAYGLAKMGW
- a CDS encoding helix-turn-helix domain-containing protein, with protein sequence MRSWPKRNSTYLPADSKGGFVLLYYRLFPRLSGRSRGVPRKVSQEYARSARGEEKEMGKMEDAFKAEVLRLTRKQFRNSVLPLTKDVRELKKTVSKLERLVNGPRTELQHETAERPGHLLQAGEAEVKSARVSARAIKNIRKKLGVSQEKLALLLNVSPGAVAFWEQGRARPRGENKAGLVALRKLGRRSIKKILSDKGIK
- a CDS encoding HU family DNA-binding protein; the protein is MAKAMTKSQLVAQLSEKSAIPKKQVNELLDQLAATAYKEAKNGFTIPGIGKLVVVNRKARTGRNPATGEAIKIPAKRVLKFRVAKAAKDAVMAKKK